In a single window of the Methanofollis ethanolicus genome:
- a CDS encoding cupin domain-containing protein: METPVEKNPHGVDARKIYDTEHATMVHITLQPGESLKKHITPVDVAFYVLEGTGVVEIGEERQECGPDTLVQSPARIPHRWINEGERPFRVLVVKVPRPTDSTRLL; this comes from the coding sequence ATGGAGACCCCGGTCGAGAAGAACCCGCACGGCGTGGACGCACGAAAGATCTACGACACCGAACACGCCACCATGGTCCACATCACCCTGCAACCCGGTGAAAGCCTGAAAAAGCACATCACTCCCGTGGACGTCGCTTTCTATGTCCTGGAAGGGACCGGCGTCGTCGAGATCGGCGAGGAGAGGCAGGAGTGCGGCCCTGACACCCTGGTCCAGAGCCCGGCACGGATCCCGCACCGCTGGATCAACGAGGGCGAGCGGCCTTTCCGCGTCCTCGTCGTCAAGGTGCCTCGGCCGACCGATTCGACGCGGCTGCTGTGA
- a CDS encoding formylmethanofuran dehydrogenase subunit E family protein — MHRHNGCQYLNLEKNFTVTDLAAFHGHLGPYIVIGYRIGKYAREHICNNPFELRARVYCAGTPPESCLADGVQVGSGCTLGKRNIEIIESDQIAVEFETDGRTVRVVPRPFGLPEGDGDDYEALIEAFAEEMYYLDDAELFTAGEH, encoded by the coding sequence ATGCACAGACATAACGGCTGCCAGTACCTCAATCTCGAAAAGAACTTCACCGTCACGGACCTCGCCGCATTCCACGGCCATCTCGGCCCATATATCGTTATCGGATACAGGATCGGAAAGTACGCGCGCGAACACATCTGCAACAACCCCTTCGAACTTCGGGCGCGGGTCTACTGCGCCGGCACGCCCCCGGAGTCCTGCCTCGCCGACGGGGTCCAGGTCGGCAGCGGGTGCACCCTCGGCAAACGGAACATCGAGATCATCGAGAGTGACCAGATCGCCGTTGAGTTCGAGACCGATGGCAGGACGGTCAGGGTCGTCCCCCGGCCCTTCGGCCTCCCGGAAGGCGACGGGGATGACTACGAAGCCCTGATCGAAGCCTTTGCCGAAGAGATGTACTATCTCGACGACGCCGAACTCTTCACGGCCGGCGAGCACTGA
- a CDS encoding spore germination protein GerW family protein encodes MTGDEMIRVTAEELRNFVTAKAIIGDPLDLGDKVVFAIAGFGFGFGAAAGRGNGPGGEGGGGEGGGAGAGVEPIALLVVHKDVKGPEGVQIYSLKKKGPIAEIIESVGEVIPSMVERVAAKVGKPEKGEEKEKKTEQGTE; translated from the coding sequence ATGACAGGCGATGAGATGATCAGGGTAACGGCGGAGGAACTTCGTAACTTCGTAACGGCAAAGGCGATCATTGGCGATCCGCTCGATCTCGGGGACAAGGTCGTCTTCGCGATCGCCGGCTTCGGCTTCGGCTTCGGCGCCGCTGCAGGGAGGGGCAATGGTCCGGGCGGTGAGGGCGGTGGCGGCGAAGGCGGCGGGGCAGGTGCCGGTGTCGAACCGATCGCCCTCCTCGTCGTCCACAAGGACGTGAAGGGTCCTGAAGGGGTGCAGATCTACTCTCTCAAGAAGAAGGGACCGATCGCCGAGATCATCGAGAGTGTCGGGGAAGTCATCCCCTCGATGGTCGAGCGTGTCGCCGCCAAAGTCGGCAAACCGGAAAAGGGCGAGGAAAAGGAGAAGAAAACCGAACAGGGAACCGAGTAG